In the genome of Paralichthys olivaceus isolate ysfri-2021 chromosome 10, ASM2471397v2, whole genome shotgun sequence, the window aacaGACTCGTCTCTGGAGAAAGAAAATACTCGTATTTAATAAATTGTATTGATCTTCTCTGTCATCAGATGATGTTCTGATGATTCTCTCATCCACTTCAACATCTGCATCTCTCACAAGTTACACTTCCAActtcatgctgtgtgtgtgtgtgtgtgtgtgtgtgtgtgtgtgtgtaatctgtgtgTTTCTAAGTTGCTGCTCTGCATCGTGGTTTGATCTAAAAGCTTTGCTTTACTTCTGTAATCCTGCCTGtctccctccacccctccatcattCCACCCCTCCATCATTCCACCCCTCCATCATTCCACCCCTCCATCATTCCATCTAGGGGATTTCACTGCCATTAAGAGAtggctttttgtgtgtgtgtgtgtgtgtgtgtgtgtgtgtatgtgtgcagggGGGATGAAGTGTAAAACCACCTACTCTTCATCATCAGAGCAGCtcgtctgcagcagctctgtgatcaGACTGATGTGGAATGAGGAGAATGGACTCGTGTGAGGAAATGTGGACGAACTTTAACGCACATGGACGTGAGCGTCTGGAAACAACGACAGGTTTGTCTCCTCCGTGTCTGcgtgttgtgtctttgtgtcctcgcgtgtttgtgtgtccgaCAGTTCTGCTCgtggatgaatgaaaacaggcCGACAGGTTCCTGAATGTCAGGGACTGTTTGACAGTCAGAGTCCAAAGACTCAAGATGATGTCAAAGAGACGTGAACCTTTCTGACTCtaacctgtgtgagtgtgtgtgtgtgtgtgtgtgtgagtgtgtgtgtgagtgtgtgtgagtgtgtgtgtgtgtgtgtgtgctcatattATCCACTCGTTGTTGTCTGAGTCTTTTCTGAGATGATtctgagtctgaagcttcaAAGCTTCAAAGACTCAAACTCTGACTCAGACCTCCATCAGAAGCTTTGACCCACATTAACATAATTCATGAGTCTTTCTTCTGTGTGGTTTCAGACCCTCGTTAATCCTGGACCGTCCCAGATGAGACATCACAGTAATGACTGTCCTCACGTTCACTGGTCAgtttccttcacttcctcctcctcagctctgaAAACCACCGTACACCCTCAGTTATCACATTGATTTGGATTTTAGCCTGTTGCCCGGTAGAAGCTCtctggtttctttctttcttggtGGCTTTAAAGttgtttctgtcttctctctggtGCTTTGACCTCGGTGTCTGTCTCCAGTGTCTGTCCTGTGCCTGCTGCCCCAGGCGGCGTTGGCCCGGTGGGCGTGTGTCCGGGCCTGTCCGGCCTCCTGCTCCTGCACTCAGGAGAAGAGCTGCAGCGTCCTGTGCGACCGCTCCGGCCTCGCAGAGCTGCCCAAAGAGTTTCCCTGCGAGGCGTCCGCCATCAACGTGGACAAGAACCGGCTCAAGTTCCTGTCGGAGAGAGCGTTCGGGACCCTGCCCTCCCTCAAGTCTCTGTCCCTGGACCACAACAACATCTCCTTCATCACTCCTGGAGCCTTCAAGGTCCGCTGCCCCGCTCAGACTGAAAACACCACATCTGCAGTACTCTACTTTTATTTAGGACAAAAATACATGAAACCCAGTAAATGTACTGAGAAGTGAACATTTAGACACAGAGGGAAATCTCACAGGAGCGTCCCAAAGGACATTTGACTTCGGTTTGTAATTAGTTTCTATTTTGTTCAAACCTGAGAATAAATCGATCTCAGCAGTCAGATCATTGATCCATTAATAATTCGTTCAATCGTTTGCAGAGCTTCATATTTAACGAACTCTTCATATCTATATATCtctctatatagatatatatatatctatatatatagagatatatatatctctatatataTCCTGAATTGAAGTGGAAGCAGCAGAAGGTAACGAGTGACTCTCGTCCTGCAGGGCCTCTCTAACCTGGTGGAGCTGAAGATGGCTCATAACGAGTACATCAGCTACCTCCACACTCGAACCTTCACGGGCCTGAAGAAGCTGGTGCGTCTGGACGTGTCCGACTGTAACCTCTTCAACATCCCCGACCGGATCTTCATCGAGCAGACGGcgctgaaggagctgctctgCTTCCAGAACAACTTCAGGAGGATCCCCGGCGCCTTCAGAGGGATGGAGAACCTGACGCACATCTACCTGGAGAGGAACAAGATCGAGGCCGTGGCCTACAACTCGCTGCTCGGCCTGGGGAGTCTGAAGTAAGTCACCGGCTCGACGTGAACACCAAACGTACGATAATAAGATACgattaaagaagaaaagataagTTTCGGTACAAtagtgtgaaataaaaacccagtaaatgtaataaataagtaaaaagaTATAAACTCAAGGAACCTGATTCAGTGTCAGGTTTTGAAACGTCTTCTTGTCTCAGGTACCTGAATCTCCAGGAGAACCGCATCAACGTGATCCACGACCAGTCCTTCCAGGACATGGTGCGGCTGGAGAACTTCTACCTGAACGACAACCTGCTGACTGATCTTCCTCGACACGCCTTCAAGGGCCTCAGCCGCCTCAAGATGCTCAACCTGGGCGGGAACCAGCTGATCAACGTGTCCAGGACCTGGTTCGGCGACCTGGTGGAGCTGGAGACCCTCTACCTGGACCGGAACCAGCTGCTGTTCATCGAGGAGGGAACCTTCGAGAACCTGACGAGCCTCATCACGCTCCACCTGAACAGCAACAACCTcaccaccctccccttccccgTCTTCCAGCCCATCTACTTCCTGGGTCGCCTGTACCTCTTCAGAAACCCCTGGGAGTGCGACTGCTCCCTCAAGTGGCTGCAGGAGTGGATGGAGAGCTACAAGCTGGTGCGGGACATCCCCTGCTCCTCGCCCTCCTCCGTGTCGGGCCTGGACCTCAGCAAGGTGGTCTTTGCCAAGGTGAACGACTCCTGCTTGGACCCGGCAGAGCTGAACCTCACCACGGCCTCCTCGGAGGTCGCCTCCACCACCGAGAACCGCTTCAACAGCCTGATCTCCAAGCTGCTCCAGCAGGAGCTCCGGGAGGAGATGGGGAACGGGACCGAGAGCCTCCGCAACGGGACGCTGCTGGAGGCGGAGGAGGGGCAGCTCTCCGCAGGGGTCGGAGGTCGACGGGCCGGCCGATCGCTCGTCGGCTTCACCGTGGGGTGGCTGGTCTTCACTCTGATGGGCCCGTCAGATTCGAACGTCGGTCTTTATTGCACATGAGGAACTGACGGATCGCAAAGTGGATTTTCAAATTGAAGATGAGATGAAGCCGGAGAAGTCGTCGCTCGGCCGAACGAAGGATTCGTTGGAGACTGAACGTTCACTGACGATGTTTCTACTCACATGAGCTTCACATCCGATAATCTCTGATATTTATAGACGCACATCAGATCCACAGCGGGTTCGtctctccagcagcaggtgTTGCTTTCAAACAGCGGATTAATGCGGAcggatgaaaatgtaaatgtgaacgTTCACCTTTTGTTGCATCATTGAATTAACATGCTGTGATATGTCCGAGTGTTTTATTGGTATGTTCACTGCCTGAATGTGTAAAGTGAAGGAGATCGTGTCGTTATCTCCTGAACAGATGTCCTCGCTGCTCCTTTCTCTTCATGTCGGTTCCGCAGCTTTTTTCCATAAATGCATTAATCTTCTTATTGCACGCGGCTCCGTGACGTCGCAGCGACCGGAGCGACTCCTGCCTCCTATGGACG includes:
- the nyx gene encoding nyctalopin, yielding MTVLTFTVSVLCLLPQAALARWACVRACPASCSCTQEKSCSVLCDRSGLAELPKEFPCEASAINVDKNRLKFLSERAFGTLPSLKSLSLDHNNISFITPGAFKGLSNLVELKMAHNEYISYLHTRTFTGLKKLVRLDVSDCNLFNIPDRIFIEQTALKELLCFQNNFRRIPGAFRGMENLTHIYLERNKIEAVAYNSLLGLGSLKYLNLQENRINVIHDQSFQDMVRLENFYLNDNLLTDLPRHAFKGLSRLKMLNLGGNQLINVSRTWFGDLVELETLYLDRNQLLFIEEGTFENLTSLITLHLNSNNLTTLPFPVFQPIYFLGRLYLFRNPWECDCSLKWLQEWMESYKLVRDIPCSSPSSVSGLDLSKVVFAKVNDSCLDPAELNLTTASSEVASTTENRFNSLISKLLQQELREEMGNGTESLRNGTLLEAEEGQLSAGVGGRRAGRSLVGFTVGWLVFTLMGPSDSNVGLYCT